From the Chryseobacterium sp. G0201 genome, the window TGTCGAACAGATTCACCGAGACTTGCCCCACCTGCGTCAACATCACAGGAAGAGCCAAAGTAAGGCATTCTTTTGTATATTTTCTATCTAAAAATTTCATAGTAGTTTATAATTCATATAGTTTTAATCAAATTGTTTTGTGGTTTAAAACAAAAAAAATTGCAGTAACAAATGATACTGCAATTTTTAATATATTTAAAATAATAATTAAATTATTTCCTTACAAAACTTGCAACATCCTCTTCGGAAACAGTAGCTCCACCAAGAATAATTAATCTTTCCACAACATTTCTCAATTCTCTGATATTTCCAGTCCACGAAAGGGCTTTTAATGCTTCAATAGCTTTATCATCAAATTTTTTCAAAGCAGTACCGTGTTCTTCAGAGATCATAGCCGAAAAATGATCTACCAATAATTTGATATCCTCTTTTCTCTCATCCAATGGCGGAACATAGATCTCGATCACAGAAAGCCTGTGGTAAAGATCTTCTCTGAATTTTCCTTCTTCAATTTCCTTCTGCATATTTTTATTCGTTGCTGCAAGAACTCTCACATCAACTTTAATTTCCTTATCGCTTCCGACAGGAGAAACTTTACTTTCCTGTAAAGCTCTTAAAACCTTAGCCTGAGCGATCAAACTCATGTCTCCGATCTCATCTAAGAAAATAGTACCGCCAGTAGCTTGTTCAAATTTCCCCTGCTTATCTTTAATAGCACCTGTAAACGAACCTTTTACGTGTCCGAAAAGTTCAGATTCAATTAATTCTGAAGGAATTGCAGCACAGTTTACTTCGATCATTGGACCTCTTGCTCTTTCACTTTGATTGTGAATAGCATGAGCTACCAATTCTTTTCCGGCACCGTTTGGACCTGTAATCAATACTCTCGCATCAGATACAGCTACCTTTTCAATCATATCCTGGATCTTCTGTAATCCGGCAGACTGACCGATCATTTGGTACTTTTTGTTAACTTTTTTCTTTAAAGTTTTATTTTCAGTTTGAAGATTTTTATTTTCTTTCTTCAAAGTTTCTTTAACCAAGGCATTTTTTACGCTTGTAATCAAACGGTTGATGTCAATGGGTTTAGAAATGAAGTCATATGCACCATCCCTTAAACAAGAAACCGCAGAATCAATGTCTGCGTGTCCTGAGATCATGATAAAAGTAGTTTCAGGTTTCAGAGCCAGACTTTGCTTTAAAAGTTCTGTACCTGAGAGTTTTGGCATTTTAATATCCGAGATCACCAGCGCGAAATCTTCTTTTTCTACTTGCTTATAGCCTTCTAAACCATCTTCGGCGATTACAAATTCATAATTGGTAAGTTCATCCGAAAGAATACTGTGAAGTACTCCGGAGATTGCTTTTTCGTCTTCTACAATAAGGATTTTTTGCATAGTTGCAAATTTAATTTTTTTGATTGAATTATTAGCAAAAACTGTACCTAAATGTTCTATTTTGAATAATCTCTCCTTCCGAAAATAGCAGATCCAACCCTCACAGAATTAGCGCCGCATTCAATGGCAATCGGGAAATCGTCACTCATTCCCATTGATAATGTTTCCAGTTTTTTTAGTTGATTTAATTCGTTAAAAACTTTATTTAGTAATAAAAATTCCTCTTTTACCTGGTTCTGATCGTCTGTAAACGTTGCCATTCCCATTAAACCGGTAATTTCAACATTTGGAAATTCTTCATTGATATATTTTTTGAATAAATTTTCAGCTTCAGTAATTTCAAGTCCGAATTTACTGTCTTCTGCCGCTATTTTAACCTGTAGAAGAACTTTAATCTTACGGCTATGCTTTCCTGCTTCTTTATTAATTTCCAGTAATAATTTCTTAGAATCAACACTTTGAATGGTATCAACAAATTCAGCTATATATTTTACTTTATTGGTTTGTAAATGCCCGATCAGATGCCATTGGATATCTTTTGGAAGCAAAGGATATTTTTCTAATAATTCCTGAACTTTATTTTCTCCAAAAACTCTTTGTCCAAGATCATAAACCTCCTGAATCGCTGAAACAGGATGTGTTTTTGAAACTGCAACCAACTGCACAGTTGAGGGAAGTTGATTTTTTATAGTATGATAGTTTTCTGTAATGCTCATAATTGCAAATTTCTGAATTTTAAAAGCAAAAAACTAATGAATTTATAAAATTTTAATGATAAAATCTTGCACTCAGACTGTCATTGCGAACCGAAGGTGAAGCAATCTCTTAATATTCTTAATCTCTAAAATAAATTTTAATGTTTAAAAAATTATACCATTAAGTTAGAATAAATTGTTAAGATTATTAAGCTTAGATTCTCAGTTCGTCAGAGTGACAATTATACTGTATAAGTTTTGTTAATTCAAAATCTCATTAATTTTCGGATAAGCAGATATTTTCCTGAAAACAAATCTGTTGGTTTTCTGAAGTTTTTCGATAAAAAGATCAAGCTCATCAATAGAATCTGCATCCGTTAAATATTGATCGTGCGTTAGAAAAACCAAATGCCTTGAGGTTTTTTCAAGATCATTAAAGAAAATACTGTCTACTTTTTTCAGCATAGCCTGATGGTTTCCTTTCAAAGCCATTTTATTGGTAGGTTTCCATTCCAGATCCCAACCGATGACCTTGTAGCCGGCTTTTTGCAAGCTGTTTGCTGCTAGAGTAGAGCTTTTTAGATCTGTAGCAGTAATATTGTTCAGTCTCCAGATATTTCTTCCGGGAGTTCTTGCGATTTTATCAGTTAGTCTTAAACTGTCTTTTGCAATGTCAAAATCACGGACTACAGCCTCAGGATTTCTATAAAAATCTGTGTATTTATTGTGAGCGTGAGTATAACTGTGATTGGCCAGTTCTATCAAAGGATCTTTTCTTAATAATTCGAGACCGTCCTTTTGTTTTTTACTTCCATAAGCGTGTTGCCCAACTAGGAAAGCGGTGGCGCAAACGTTTCTTTTATTTAAAATTCTAAGAAGATTTTCGGTTCCTTGATTAGGGCCATCATCAAAAGTAAGGTAAATAACTCTTTTGTCGGAAGGAACATCTTCATCATCAATTTGGGGGATAATTTTTGCGACGGGATGGACGTTGGAAATCATTTTTTCAGATTTTTTCTTGTCATTTTGCTGATCACAGCTGTTAAATAAAAACGAAGTCGCACTCATCAATGCAAGCATCCCAAGAAAAGTCCCGTTTTTAGACTTTTCCGCAAAGTTTTTTTTCATAAAAGTAAATGGAAGTTAAATTTGTTAAAAATCGTTAAATTTTACGAAATAATGTTAACAAATTATATGCCGCATTTACTTAAAATTTCACTTTTTAAGGATTTTTTAATTTATTTTTTTTAACTGATTTTTATTCCAGAATTTTCTTCAAATACAGCGAATTATGAATT encodes:
- a CDS encoding sigma-54-dependent transcriptional regulator: MQKILIVEDEKAISGVLHSILSDELTNYEFVIAEDGLEGYKQVEKEDFALVISDIKMPKLSGTELLKQSLALKPETTFIMISGHADIDSAVSCLRDGAYDFISKPIDINRLITSVKNALVKETLKKENKNLQTENKTLKKKVNKKYQMIGQSAGLQKIQDMIEKVAVSDARVLITGPNGAGKELVAHAIHNQSERARGPMIEVNCAAIPSELIESELFGHVKGSFTGAIKDKQGKFEQATGGTIFLDEIGDMSLIAQAKVLRALQESKVSPVGSDKEIKVDVRVLAATNKNMQKEIEEGKFREDLYHRLSVIEIYVPPLDERKEDIKLLVDHFSAMISEEHGTALKKFDDKAIEALKALSWTGNIRELRNVVERLIILGGATVSEEDVASFVRK
- a CDS encoding YggS family pyridoxal phosphate-dependent enzyme produces the protein MSITENYHTIKNQLPSTVQLVAVSKTHPVSAIQEVYDLGQRVFGENKVQELLEKYPLLPKDIQWHLIGHLQTNKVKYIAEFVDTIQSVDSKKLLLEINKEAGKHSRKIKVLLQVKIAAEDSKFGLEITEAENLFKKYINEEFPNVEITGLMGMATFTDDQNQVKEEFLLLNKVFNELNQLKKLETLSMGMSDDFPIAIECGANSVRVGSAIFGRRDYSK
- a CDS encoding polysaccharide deacetylase family protein — translated: MKKNFAEKSKNGTFLGMLALMSATSFLFNSCDQQNDKKKSEKMISNVHPVAKIIPQIDDEDVPSDKRVIYLTFDDGPNQGTENLLRILNKRNVCATAFLVGQHAYGSKKQKDGLELLRKDPLIELANHSYTHAHNKYTDFYRNPEAVVRDFDIAKDSLRLTDKIARTPGRNIWRLNNITATDLKSSTLAANSLQKAGYKVIGWDLEWKPTNKMALKGNHQAMLKKVDSIFFNDLEKTSRHLVFLTHDQYLTDADSIDELDLFIEKLQKTNRFVFRKISAYPKINEILN